ACGGCCGACTCCGAGGCCCAGCAGGCCCAGCAGCCGGTCATGATGCTGTTGGTCTTCTCGTTGATCGTGTCGTTTGCGGCCCTGAACGACCCGGCCGGGCAGATGGCGGTCGTGACCTCCATGATCCCTTTCTCGTCCCCGATCATCATGCCGGTGCGCGTGGCCACGTCGGACGTGCCGACGGCCCAGCTGGCCCTGTCGCTGGCCATCAGCGCCGGTTCCAGCGTGGTGGTGGTGTGGCTGGCCGCGCGCGTATACCGGATCGGGATTCTGATGTACGGCAAGCGCCCCAACCTGAAGGAGCTGTGGCGCTGGGCGAGACAGGACTGAGCTGAGGGCGCAGGGCGGCCGAAGCCACCCACGGGGCCCCGCCGGGGGCCCCGTTGCACGTGCAACACCCCCTCCCTGCCCCGCAAGTGTGCTAGCCCGTTGCACGTGCAACAGATAGATTCCCCCGCCCCATGGCCAGGGTCATCGCAATCGCCAACCAGAAGGGCGGCGTCGGCAAGACGACGTCGGCCGTCAATCTGGCCGCTTCGCTGGCGGCGGCGGAGAAGCGAACGCTGCTGGTGGACGCCGACCCGCAAGCGAACGCCACGAGCGGCGTGGGCCTGGAGCGCGACGGCCTCCATCTGACCCTGTACGAGGTGTTGCTCGACAACCGGCCGCTGACGGAATCGATCCGCCGCGCCGTCCATTTCCCGTTCCTCGACGTGGCGCCGGCGTCGCGCGACCTGGTGGGCGCGGAGGTGGAGCTGGTCTCCCGGGCACACCGAGAGACCATCATGCGCGGCGCCCTCGAAGGGGTGCGCCAGTCGTACGACTATGTCCTGATGGACTGCCCCCCCTCGCTCGGCCTGTTGACGCTGAACATGCTCACGGCGGCGGACTCCGTCATCATCCCCATCCAGTGCGAGTACTACGCCCTGGAAGGGCTGTCGCAGCTGCTGAACACCGTGCGTCTGGTGCAGCGCAACTTCAACCCGCGCCTGGCGATCGACGGCGTCCTGCTCACCATGTACGATGCCCGGCTCAACCTCTCGCGCCAGGTTGCCGACGAGGCGCGGGAGTACTTCGGCGCGCGGATGTTCAAGGCGGTCGTGCCCCGGAACGTGCGGCTGGCCGAGGCGCCCAGCTTCGGCAAGCCGATCCTGCTCTACGACATCGGGTCGGTCGGTGCACAGTGCTACCTCAACGTGGCGGAGGAGCTGATCCGTCGCACGGCATCCAAGGTCGCGGCCGAGGCGCGCGAGACCACGCGGCACGCCGCCGAGGCGGCGACGTGAGCGGGGTGACCGGGAGCCGCCGCCGGCTGGGCCGGGGACTCGAGGCGTTACTCGGGGCTGGCTCGGTGGAGGAGGCCGAGCGCGAGGGTTCGCTGCGGGATCTGCCGATCGAGACCGTGGAGCCGAATCGCTTTCAGCCCCGGCGAGCGATGGACCCGGCCGCCCTCGCCGAGCTGAAGCAGTCGATCGCCGCCAGCGGGCTGCTCCAGCCGGTCATCGTGCGGCAGATCGAGGCGGGCTACGAGCTGGTGGCCGGCGAGCGACGCTGGCGAGCGGCGCGCGAGCTTGGCTGGAAGAAGATCCCCGCCGTCGTGCGGGACGTGGACGACCGGACGTTGCTGACCCTGGCCCTGGTGGAGAACCTGCAGCGAGCGTCGCTGTCGGCCATCGAGGAGGCGGAGGGGTACGACCGGCTGGCGTCGGACTTCAAGCTGTCGCACGCGGCCATTGCCGAAGCGGTGGGCCGCGACCGCTCCACCGTCGCGAATGCGGTCCGGCTCCTGAAGCTGCCCAAGAGCGTCCAGCAGCTGGTGGCCAGCAATGCGCTCACGGCGGGGCATGCCCGGGCGTTGCTCAGCCTGAGCGACGGGCGCCGGATCGAGAAGCTCGCGCGGGAATGCGTGACCCGCGGGTGGTCGGTGCGCGAGATCGAGCGTCACACCCGCGGCGCGCCGGGCGGCGCGCGGGAGGGCAGGGCCCGCGTGGGGCGCCGCGCGGTGCCGGCCGAGGTCGCCCGGATCGAGTCGGCGCTCCGCAAGCGGCTCGGGACGGACGCGACCGTGGTGCTGAACGGGAAGGGGAAGGGTCATCTGCAGGTGCGCTTCTACTCTGAGGAGGATCTCGGCCGGCTGCTCGAGCTCATCCTCGGCCGCCGCTGGGACGGCTAGTGCCGGGCTCCGGTTACACCGTCATCGTCCACCGCAACGGCGCCCTGAACTCGCGCCAGCTGCAGGTGCCGTCCTGGCTGGTCCGGGCCGGGCTGATCACTGCAGTCGTCCTGCTGGTCGCCGCCGTCGCCATCGTGGTGTCGTACGGACCCGTACTCTCCGCCGCGCTACGCGCGCCGCTGCTCCAGCACCGGGTCAACCAGCTGACCCGGGAGAATGCCCGGGTGGCGCAGCTCGCCCGCGAGCTGTCCGACGCGGAGGCGCGGTACACGCATTTGCGGGGCATGCTGGGCGCCCAGGTGCCGGCCCCCGACGGAGGCGCCGAGAGCCAGCTGGCCGCCGGCGAGGAGCGCCTGTACATCGCGCCGCCGATGATAGCCCGGGCGCCGACGCGCGACTCGACGGGCGAGGGAGCCAGCGGCCTCTCGGTGCCGAGCCGCTGGCCGCTCTCGGTGCCATCCTATCGTACCCGCGGCATGGTGGCCGACACGCCCAGCGAAGAAGTGCACCCCGGCATCGACCTCGCGGTGCCGGAGGGATCCGACGTCAGAGCCTCGGGTGGCGGCATTGTGGAGCGGGCGGGCAGGGATTCCTCGTACGGCCTGTTCGTGTTACTCCAGCATCCTTCGGGCTATCAGTCAATGTACGGCCACCTGTCGCGCATCCTGGTCGCGCGCGGCGACACCGTCGCCGCAGGACAGGTGATCGCACTCTCCGGCAACACCGGCCGTTCTACCGCTCCGCACCTGCATTTCGAGGTGCGACTCCGCGGCCGGTCCATCGATCCGACCAAGCTCGTGCGGGAGGGACCGTAGCCATGGGCATCTTCGGCAGCAAACCCCAACCAGCGCGGGAGAAGGCGGCGCCGCCGGGCAGGGGATCGGCCGCGGCCCTCAGCCTGTCCATCGTGGGCGCGGGCATGGTGGTCCGCGGCGACCTCGAGACGGACAGCGTGGTGAAGATCGAGGGGACGGTCGACGGGCACGTCAGGGCATCCACGCAGGTGCTCGTCGCCAAGGGCGGCGTCGTGCACGGCGACATCGAAACGGCCGAGGTGATCGTGGGCGGGGTGGTGAACGGGGCCATCCGGGCCCGCGGACGCGTCGAGGTGCAGGCCGGCGCGTCCATCGAGGGCGACATCACGACGCTGCGCATCTCGGTCGCCGAAGGCGGGACCTTGAATGGCCACGTCAAGATGGGGGACGGCTCGCTGCTCCAGGAGAACCGGCGGCCCGATGCCGCGACGGAGTCCTCCACGGCGGCGGCGTCCCGAGCGACCGGCCCCGGCCGGAGCCAGTAGGCGTCCAGCGGCGGCCACAGGCGTCGCGTCGGCGTGATCCATCCACGACCGTTCGCCGACGCGACCCCCTCTCCCTGGGCTTGAGCGGTGCGCCTCGAAGACCTCGTGCGATACCTGGACGACTACCTCCGCACCGGGGAGGTGGCCGACGACCCGAACGCCCTGAACGGGCTTCAGGTCGAGAATGCCGGCGAAGTGCACAACGTCGCCGTTGCCGTCGATGCGTGCCAGGCGGTCATCGACCAGGCGGCCGAGCGCGGCGCCGATCTGCTGATCGTTCACCACGGCCTGTTCTGGAGCGGCCTCGAGCCGCTGGTGGGGCGCCATTACCGGCGTGCGGCGTCGCTCGTGCGCCACGGCATCGCCCTGTACTCGGCGCACCTCCCGCTCGACCGGCACCCGGAGGTCGGCAACAACGTGGTCCTCGCCCGCAAGCTCGGGCTCGAGGTCCGCGGCTGGTTCGGTGAGTACCGCGGCGCCCCGCTGGGCACCTGGGGCGAGCTGGACCTGCCGCGGGAGACCCTGGCGACGCGGCTCGGCGAGATCCTGGGCGGGGCCGTGCGGGTCATTCCGGGCGGGCCGGCACGAGTGCGGCGGGTCGGCATCATCACCGGCAGCGCCGGCTCCATGATCGCGCAGGCCAAACGCGCCGACCTCGACTCCTTCGTCACCGGCGAAGGGCAGCACTGGACCTACTTCGACGCGGAAGAGCTCGGGGTCAACGCGTTCTACGCCGGCCACTACGCGACCGAGACCCTTGGCGTGAGGGCGCTCGCGGAGCACATCGCCGAGCGGTTTCAGCTGCCGTGGTCGTTCGTTGATCATCCGACCGGCCTGTAGCCTCGGGCTGGGGCGGTGGGCCGGACCGGTGAGCGGCGGGCCGTGATCGGCCCGCTCATCCGCTCACCCCGCCACCTCCCTCGCAGCACTTCGCTCGTCCCGGGCCGGCGGCGGCGACTCGAGAATCTGGTCAGCCACGCCATCGAGACGCTGGCGGGTCCGTTCGGGATGTGGCGCCTCCAGCGGCTGGCCGTGGAGCGCCACGACGTCGCCCTTCGCGGCCTCGCTCGCTCGTTCGACGGCTACCGCATCGCCTTCCTGACGGACCTGCACTACTCGGCCGTCGTGCCGAAATGGTGGATCGCGAAGGCCGTTGCCGCGGGGCTCGCGCTGCAGCCCGATCTGATCCTGCTCGGAGGAGACTACCTGTCGCACAGCCCGCGCTACGCATCCGGACTGACCGAGCTGCTGCGACCGCTCTCGGCGCCCGACGGCGTCTTCGGCGTGCTGGGCAACCACGATCACTACGTCGGGGCCGAGCTGGTGCGCCGGGCCGTCGGCGAGGCCGGGGTAGTCGAGCTCCGCAACGCATCGGTGCGTGTCAGGCGCGGGGTGGACGAATTCGCCGTGGCGGGCGTCGGCGACCTGCGCTTCGACGTCATCGACTTCACGGCGGCGCTCGCGGGCGTTCCGGACGAGATGCCACGCGTCGTCGTGTCCCACGACCCGGACGTGTTCGCGTTCTGGCCCGCTGACCTGCGCCTCGACCTGATGCTTTCGGGCCATACCCACGGCGGCCAGGCGCACCTCCCGTGGCTGGGGCCCCCGTACGTGCCCTCGCAGTTCGGATACCGCTACCTGGCCGGGGCGATCCGCGAGGGGGCTCGCGAGCTGTGCGTCTCGCGCGGCATCGGGGCCATCACGGCGCCGTTCCGGTGGCGCTGTCCGCCGGAGGTCACGCTGCTGGTGCTGCACCCCTCTTGACACGGCGGGCCCATAGTGCCACTGTATCGGTACAGTGATACAGGTGGCGGGGGCCGTGTTCCGGCACATCGATCCACGCAGTCCCGTTCCGCTCTACGCGCAGATCGCCGATCGCATCCGCATCGCGATCGCGACCGGGGACCTCGCGCCGGGGGCGGCGCTCCCCTCGGTCCGGCAGCTGGCGTCGCAGCTGCGGGTGAACCCCGCCACCGTCGTGCAGGCCTATCGCGAGCTGGAGGACGCGGCCGTGGTCGAGAGCCGGCAGGGAGCGGGCACGTTCGTCCGGGAGCTGGGACAGCCCAGGCGCGAAGCGGAGCGGCAACGGGAGGCCCGGCGGCTGGTGCGGCGGCTGCTGCACGAGGCGTCCGTGGTTGGCGTGACCAAGGAGGACATGGAGCACGCGCTCAGAGTCGAGATGAGGTTGCGGCTAGCATGAACTACGCCATCGAGACCTCGGGGCTGGAGTACCGGGCCAGCAGGCGCTTCGAGATCCGGGACCTGAATCTCAGGGTGCGGTCGGGAGCCATCTACGGCTTCCTCGGACCCAATGGCTCGGGGAAGACGACGACGATTCGCCTGCTCCTCGGCATGTTGCGGGCCCAGCGGGGCGCGATCACGGTGCTGGGGCGGCAGGTTCCCGGGGAGATGGCGCGCATCTTGGCGGAGACGGGATACGTGCCCGAGCGTCCGCATCTGTATCCATACCTGTCCCTCGAAGAGGCCATCCACTTCCACGCGGCGTTCTATCCCGGCTTCGACGTCGCGTACGCGGCGGAGCTGCGCCAGGGCTTCGGCCTGCCGCTGGATCAGAAGCTCGCGAAGCTCTCCAAGGGAGAGATGGGGAAACTGCACATCCTGCTCGTGCTCGCGCAGCGGCCGCGGCTGCTGGTGCTGGACGAACCCACCGACGGACTCGATCCGGTGGTGCGACGGGACGTGCTGGCGGCGCTGCTCGATTTCTGCTCGCAAGGCACGGCCACGGTCTTCATCTCCAGCCATCTGGTCCACGAGCTGGAACGCATCTGCGACTGGGTAGGGGTTCTCGACGACGGTAAGCTGGTGGTGGAGCTGCCCATGCAGAGCTTCAAGAATGGCATCAAGCGTATCCGGATCTCCAATCCTCCGAGCCTGATCGGCGACACGCCGTTCGTGCTGCTGCAGCGAGAGATGGCCGGAACGGAGCAGGTGTGGGTCGTGCGCGGCTGGCAACCGCCGATGGTGCAGTGGTTCGAGGGCGCGGGCGCGGGTGTCCGCGAGATCGTAGACCTGGACCTCGAAGAGGGGTTCGTCGAGCTGCTGCGCTCGTCGCGCGGCTCGAGGTTCTGAAGCAAGGGGCGCCGAATGTACACCCAGGTACTCAAGGCCCAGTGGCTCACCGCGCGGACGGCGGTGATGTTGTTGGTGGTGCTCGCGTTCGCGCTGCCGCTGCTGGTCGTGACGTACGGCGGCAACCTCGAGGGGGCGCCAAGCGGCCGGGTCGCGACCTGGCTGTTTGCCGCGCAGAGGATCGGTGTGCTGATTCCCGGCCTAGCCCTGCTGCTCGGCCTGCTACTGGGTCTTGGCGCTTGGGCGCCCGACCACGCGGGGAATCACGTGTACGCGCTGTCGCTGCCCGTGCCGCGGGGCATGTACGTGCTGCTGCGTTTCGCCGCCGGCGCCACGCTGCTCGCCGTGCCCGTGGCCGCCTTGGGAATCGGCGCCGCCGTGGCGGTCGCATCCGTGAAGCTTCCCAGCGGCGTGCACGCCTATCCGTTGGAGTTGACGGCCCGGTTCGCCCTCGCCGCGCTGGTCTGCTATGCGATCTTCTTCGCCATCTCCATCGCGACTCGGCGCGCGGTCCTCGCCACGCTGGGTGTGGTGTGCGGCATCCTGCTCGCCGACCTGCTCCTCGTGGCGCTCGGAGTCGAAAGCTCGGTCACCCAGAGCGTGTTCTACCTCCTCACCACCTGGCCGGGGCCGCTCAGCATCCTGATGGGGCGGTGGGCGCTGTTCGATGTGTAGACGCGCCGTCGTCTGGCTTGCCCTCGCCACGCTCGGCGGCGCTTCCGCGGCGCGTACTCAGGGTGTCCCGCGCAAGGACCACGGCGCGCGGGGACTGCTGGCTCGCGCCGAATCGCTCCTCGCTGACGCCAGGCGCGCGGACTCGGCCGACCGGTGGCGGGCGCAGGAGCAACGGCGGGCCCGACGTTTCG
This region of Gemmatimonadales bacterium genomic DNA includes:
- a CDS encoding GntR family transcriptional regulator, translating into MIQVAGAVFRHIDPRSPVPLYAQIADRIRIAIATGDLAPGAALPSVRQLASQLRVNPATVVQAYRELEDAAVVESRQGAGTFVRELGQPRREAERQREARRLVRRLLHEASVVGVTKEDMEHALRVEMRLRLA
- a CDS encoding polymer-forming cytoskeletal protein — encoded protein: MGIFGSKPQPAREKAAPPGRGSAAALSLSIVGAGMVVRGDLETDSVVKIEGTVDGHVRASTQVLVAKGGVVHGDIETAEVIVGGVVNGAIRARGRVEVQAGASIEGDITTLRISVAEGGTLNGHVKMGDGSLLQENRRPDAATESSTAAASRATGPGRSQ
- a CDS encoding metallophosphoesterase; the encoded protein is MIGPLIRSPRHLPRSTSLVPGRRRRLENLVSHAIETLAGPFGMWRLQRLAVERHDVALRGLARSFDGYRIAFLTDLHYSAVVPKWWIAKAVAAGLALQPDLILLGGDYLSHSPRYASGLTELLRPLSAPDGVFGVLGNHDHYVGAELVRRAVGEAGVVELRNASVRVRRGVDEFAVAGVGDLRFDVIDFTAALAGVPDEMPRVVVSHDPDVFAFWPADLRLDLMLSGHTHGGQAHLPWLGPPYVPSQFGYRYLAGAIREGARELCVSRGIGAITAPFRWRCPPEVTLLVLHPS
- a CDS encoding Nif3-like dinuclear metal center hexameric protein; its protein translation is MRLEDLVRYLDDYLRTGEVADDPNALNGLQVENAGEVHNVAVAVDACQAVIDQAAERGADLLIVHHGLFWSGLEPLVGRHYRRAASLVRHGIALYSAHLPLDRHPEVGNNVVLARKLGLEVRGWFGEYRGAPLGTWGELDLPRETLATRLGEILGGAVRVIPGGPARVRRVGIITGSAGSMIAQAKRADLDSFVTGEGQHWTYFDAEELGVNAFYAGHYATETLGVRALAEHIAERFQLPWSFVDHPTGL
- a CDS encoding ABC transporter ATP-binding protein — encoded protein: MNYAIETSGLEYRASRRFEIRDLNLRVRSGAIYGFLGPNGSGKTTTIRLLLGMLRAQRGAITVLGRQVPGEMARILAETGYVPERPHLYPYLSLEEAIHFHAAFYPGFDVAYAAELRQGFGLPLDQKLAKLSKGEMGKLHILLVLAQRPRLLVLDEPTDGLDPVVRRDVLAALLDFCSQGTATVFISSHLVHELERICDWVGVLDDGKLVVELPMQSFKNGIKRIRISNPPSLIGDTPFVLLQREMAGTEQVWVVRGWQPPMVQWFEGAGAGVREIVDLDLEEGFVELLRSSRGSRF
- a CDS encoding ParB/RepB/Spo0J family partition protein, which encodes MSGVTGSRRRLGRGLEALLGAGSVEEAEREGSLRDLPIETVEPNRFQPRRAMDPAALAELKQSIAASGLLQPVIVRQIEAGYELVAGERRWRAARELGWKKIPAVVRDVDDRTLLTLALVENLQRASLSAIEEAEGYDRLASDFKLSHAAIAEAVGRDRSTVANAVRLLKLPKSVQQLVASNALTAGHARALLSLSDGRRIEKLARECVTRGWSVREIERHTRGAPGGAREGRARVGRRAVPAEVARIESALRKRLGTDATVVLNGKGKGHLQVRFYSEEDLGRLLELILGRRWDG
- a CDS encoding AAA family ATPase — encoded protein: MARVIAIANQKGGVGKTTSAVNLAASLAAAEKRTLLVDADPQANATSGVGLERDGLHLTLYEVLLDNRPLTESIRRAVHFPFLDVAPASRDLVGAEVELVSRAHRETIMRGALEGVRQSYDYVLMDCPPSLGLLTLNMLTAADSVIIPIQCEYYALEGLSQLLNTVRLVQRNFNPRLAIDGVLLTMYDARLNLSRQVADEAREYFGARMFKAVVPRNVRLAEAPSFGKPILLYDIGSVGAQCYLNVAEELIRRTASKVAAEARETTRHAAEAAT
- a CDS encoding M23 family metallopeptidase; translation: MPGSGYTVIVHRNGALNSRQLQVPSWLVRAGLITAVVLLVAAVAIVVSYGPVLSAALRAPLLQHRVNQLTRENARVAQLARELSDAEARYTHLRGMLGAQVPAPDGGAESQLAAGEERLYIAPPMIARAPTRDSTGEGASGLSVPSRWPLSVPSYRTRGMVADTPSEEVHPGIDLAVPEGSDVRASGGGIVERAGRDSSYGLFVLLQHPSGYQSMYGHLSRILVARGDTVAAGQVIALSGNTGRSTAPHLHFEVRLRGRSIDPTKLVREGP